In Williamsoniiplasma luminosum, the genomic stretch ATTTAATTGAATTAGAAATTAAAAGCCAAATTTTTAATCCGGTTATTGCGATTGTTGTTTATGCCGCTATATTTATTATGATTATTATTGGATCATTCTTTCTTTTTAGATATAGAATGACAAAATAGATTCAAACGAAAAAACTAGCAAGTTGCTAGTTTTTTTGATGTCTATTCATAAGTTCTATTTCTTAAAATTCGTTTTTTAGTTATTTTGAATTTTGGTTTCAATTTCAGCAATGCTTTTGTAAATAATATCCATTTTTAAATTCAAATCATCAGTTGTTGCGTCAATCACGACAAAGTTAAAATAATTTTTTCAAATTTTAAAATATTTATCATAATTTTTATTGAGTGTTTGTCAAAACTTTTTTGGTAATTGAAGTTCTGCTTTTATTCCACGTTTATGAATTCTTTCAATCGCTTTATCAGTTGATACTTTTAAATAAATTACTAAATCAAAATCTTGTCTTTGACTGATTCAAGGAATGATTACATGGTCATAAAAATCATTATAAGTTTTAAAATCAGGATTGTTCATTGTTTCTAAATCATGGTTGGTTTTGACAAAAACAGGATTATCTAAAATTGTGCGATCAAAAATCACATTACTTAAGTTTTGAGCTTGAGTTAATTGTTGAATTCTTGCAGTTAACATATAAATTTGCATCTTAAAAGCAAATGGTTTCATCTCACGATAATAATCATCAAAATAAGGATTTTCAGCAATGGGTTCAGCAAAAATTTGATGGCCATATTTTTTAGCAATTAAATTGACGATTGTTGTTTTACCAGCTCCCACTGTTCCAAAAATGGCGATTTTCATATTGTGCTCCGATCTAATTAAGGTTTCATTAATTACATATCTCAATGCTTTGTTTTTTTAATTTTTACATATATTTAAGTGGTTTAAGTATCAATTATGTTATTATGTAAAAATTAAACAAAAAAATTGTTCAAAATGAACAATTAATCACCTTTTCTTTTAACGGCATGATAGATTCCATAAAATCTTTTAATTTCATGAGGAGTTAGTGAACGATATTCACCAACTTCTAAACCTTCATCAGTTAAAAATTCAATTTGGGTTCTTTTTAATTTTAATAATTGAATTTCAGCAGCTGCTAACATTTTTTTAACATGGTGTTTGCGTCCTTCGGCAATTGTTAATTCAATAATTGAATGGTTGCGTTCTTTGTTGTAATTGGCCATTCTAGCTGTTACAGCACTAGTTTTATAATCTTCATCAATAATCACACCTTTTAACAAATTACGAATTTGTTCTTTTGAAACTGGCCCATCACAAAGTGCTTGATAAGTTTTTAAAAATTCATATTTTGGGTGCATTACAAAATTAGCGAAATCTCCATCGTTGGTCATAATGATTAAACCTGAAACATCATAATCCAATCGACCAACAGGATAAACTCTTGCTTCAACATCTTGAAAAAAATCAGCAACAATTTTTCTTTTTTTAGGATCATACATTGTTGAAATGACACGTCTTGGTTTGTTGAATAAGAAATAGTATTTTTCTTTATTATCAATCACTGGTTGGTCGTTGATTGTAATTTCAGCATCCACATCAACTTTAGTCCCTAATTGAGTGACAACGACCCCATTAACTTTAACCCTACCAGCTTCAATCATTTTTTCAGTCGCTCTTCTTGAAGCCCCACCACGATTAGCGATGACTTTTTGTAAGCGTTCTTGTTCTTTATTATTCATTAATTTGTACCAAACAATTCTTCCATATTTTCGTTTTGTTCTTCTGAGAAATCTGCGGCATTAAAAATGCCAGTTCCAGAAGTTTTGTGTTTTGCTTTTTTAGTTACCACTTCTTCTTGAATCTCATCATCACTAATTTTAGGTAAAATTTCTTTACCTCCGGCTAGATTAAATAATTTGAAAAAGTTTTCTGTAATTGCATATAAGTTAGCGCGGGTTTCTTCAGTTTTACCAACACTTCTAATCAGTTTACGATCCTTCAATTTGTAGATTTGATATGTTGAATCTAATCCACGAATATGATCGATTTGATTTTTAGAAATCGGACCTTTGTAAGCAATAATTGATAACACCTCAATTGAAGAAACTGATAATTTAGATTGAACTTCAACATCTTCTAATTTAGCAAATCACTCGTGTAAATCTTTTTTAGTTTGAAGACGATATTTGTTTGTACTAAATTTTTGAATTGAAAAAGCAGACGCTTCATCGTTTAGATATTTATCTTCTAAACTTTTAATTGCTTCTTTAATATCAGAGGGTTTTTCGTGGTCTAAAACTGTTTCTAAATCCATTAATGCAACACCTTCATCTCCATAAATGAAAAGCATTCCTTCAATGATTGCCATTAATTTATTCTTGTTCATCATAATTTCTATTCTCCAATTGCTCTACTAAGGTTTGATCTTTTAGTGCTGCTGCACTAAATTCGATAAATAAGGTTTGATCTGATTGTTCAATAATTGCGACCTGATTCCGCACGATGTCAAGAACCGCTAAAAACGTTGAGATTAAATTTTTTAAATTTAAAATATCTTTTGTAATTAATTCTTCCAATCTTCATCTTCGCATTTGATCAGTTTTCATCACCCTTAAAATCATCTGTGTGATTTCGTGTGGGGAAATCACATCAGTTGTAATTGTGTTGAAGTATTCTTCTTCTAGTTCTGAAAAATCTTCATCTTGGATTGTTGAACGGGCCATCGCATTTTTGAAAATTTGAGCAAATGCATCCATATCAATTGTTAATGGTTCAATCAATGTTTCATCAATATTTGCTTCAAGATTTTTAGTTGAAGAAAATTTATTTTTTGACTTAGTTTTTGAAAATGACAAGTAATAGTCTTCTTGTTTTTTAACAAAAAAATCAGTCACACTTCTTATTTGTTCATATTGTGTTAATTGTTGTAAGAAGTCATCATATAAATTATTTTCTTCTAAAAAATCAACTTCTTTTGGGAGTAATAATTGTGATTTCATTTCAATTAATTGAGCAGCCATTGTTAAATATTCACTCGCAATTTCAATGTCTAGTGATTGTTGTTTTTGAATATACATAATATATTGATCCGCTAATTCAATTAGATTAACATCCATGATGTTAATCTTTTTTTCACGAACCATCGTTAATAATAGATCTAATGGCCCTAAGAAGTTACCTATTTTAATTTCATCTCAATGTTTCATGTCGTTGCCTTTTCTAATTATTTATACCATTTTTAAGGTTATTTTTTGATAATAAATCATATATTTCACTATCGCGTTTGAAATCAAACTCAATTTCCAACACAATTCGCATCAACATCACAAACAATAACTGGGTTTGTAAACCATAATTGAATTTTGTTTCAGGATTAATAAAATTGTGTTCTAAGTTAT encodes the following:
- a CDS encoding deoxynucleoside kinase, producing MKIAIFGTVGAGKTTIVNLIAKKYGHQIFAEPIAENPYFDDYYREMKPFAFKMQIYMLTARIQQLTQAQNLSNVIFDRTILDNPVFVKTNHDLETMNNPDFKTYNDFYDHVIIPWISQRQDFDLVIYLKVSTDKAIERIHKRGIKAELQLPKKFWQTLNKNYDKYFKIWKNYFNFVVIDATTDDLNLKMDIIYKSIAEIETKIQNN
- a CDS encoding pseudouridine synthase; translation: MNNKEQERLQKVIANRGGASRRATEKMIEAGRVKVNGVVVTQLGTKVDVDAEITINDQPVIDNKEKYYFLFNKPRRVISTMYDPKKRKIVADFFQDVEARVYPVGRLDYDVSGLIIMTNDGDFANFVMHPKYEFLKTYQALCDGPVSKEQIRNLLKGVIIDEDYKTSAVTARMANYNKERNHSIIELTIAEGRKHHVKKMLAAAEIQLLKLKRTQIEFLTDEGLEVGEYRSLTPHEIKRFYGIYHAVKRKGD
- the scpB gene encoding SMC-Scp complex subunit ScpB, which codes for MNKNKLMAIIEGMLFIYGDEGVALMDLETVLDHEKPSDIKEAIKSLEDKYLNDEASAFSIQKFSTNKYRLQTKKDLHEWFAKLEDVEVQSKLSVSSIEVLSIIAYKGPISKNQIDHIRGLDSTYQIYKLKDRKLIRSVGKTEETRANLYAITENFFKLFNLAGGKEILPKISDDEIQEEVVTKKAKHKTSGTGIFNAADFSEEQNENMEELFGTN
- a CDS encoding segregation and condensation protein A; its protein translation is MKHWDEIKIGNFLGPLDLLLTMVREKKINIMDVNLIELADQYIMYIQKQQSLDIEIASEYLTMAAQLIEMKSQLLLPKEVDFLEENNLYDDFLQQLTQYEQIRSVTDFFVKKQEDYYLSFSKTKSKNKFSSTKNLEANIDETLIEPLTIDMDAFAQIFKNAMARSTIQDEDFSELEEEYFNTITTDVISPHEITQMILRVMKTDQMRRWRLEELITKDILNLKNLISTFLAVLDIVRNQVAIIEQSDQTLFIEFSAAALKDQTLVEQLENRNYDEQE